A single genomic interval of Camelina sativa cultivar DH55 chromosome 11, Cs, whole genome shotgun sequence harbors:
- the LOC104722444 gene encoding monocopper oxidase-like protein SKS1, protein MAPTCSIMFLLCFALLSAVSFAADPFVSYDFRVSYITASPLGVPQQVIAVNGQFPGPLLNATTNYNVVVNVFNHLDEPLLLTWPGVQMRRNSWQDGVLGTNCPIPPRWNFTYQFQVKDQIGSFFYSPSLNFQRASGGFGPIVINNRNVIPIPFPQPDGELIFIIGDWYTQDHKALRRTLDSGKELGMPDGVLINGKGPYKYNSSVPDGIDYLTFHVEPGKTYRIRVHNVGISTSLNFRIQNHNLLLVETEGHYTSQANFTDFDVHVGQSYSFLVTMDQNATSDYYIVASARFVNETVWQRVTGVAILHYSNSQGPVSGPLPVPKTDVSSPWSAMNQPKAIRQNTSASGARPNPQGSFHYGQINITNTYILRSLPPTTINGALRATLNGISFVNPSTPVRLADRNQVKGAYKLDFPEKPFNRPPRLDRSMINATYKSFIQVVFQNNDTKIQSFHVDGYSFFVVGMDFGIWSEDKKGSYNNWDAISRSTIEVYPGGWTAVLISLDNVGVWNIRVENLDRWYLGEETYMRITNPEEDGKTEMDPPENVLYCGALKNLQKEQHHSAATSILNGHLKLMLMVLLASVFTFC, encoded by the exons atGGCGCCGACTTGTTCTATTATGTTCCTCCTCTGCTTTGCTCTTCTCTCCGCCGTGTCTTTCGCGGCGGACCCTTTTGTCTCCTACGACTTCAGAGTTTCTTACATCACCGCTTCTCCCCTCGGCGTTCCTCAACAG GTTATAGCTGTCAATGGGCAGTTTCCAGGTCCTCTGCTTAATGCTACTACCAACTACAATGTTGTTGTTAACGTCTTCAATCATTTGGATGAGCCTCTCCTCTTGACTTG GCCTGGCGTCCAAATGCGACGTAACTCGTGGCAAGACGGTGTTCTTGGCACAAACTGCCCAATTCCTCCCAGATGGAACTTTACTTATCAGTTTCAAGTGAAGGATCAAATTGGAAGCTTTTTCTACTCCCCTTCACTCAACTTTCAGAGAGCATCTGGTGGTTTTGGTCCCATCGTGATTAATAACCGTAATGTCATTCCTATCCCTTTCCCACAGCCTGACGGCGAACTCATCTTCATTATTGGTGATTGGTACACTCAGGACCATAAA GCATTAAGGAGAACACTTGACTCTGGGAAAGAACTTGGGATGCCAGATGGAGTCCTCATCAATGGGAAGGGTCCTTACAAGTACAACAGTAGTGTACCTGATGGAATTGATTACTTAACCTTTCATGTTGAACCAG GAAAAACATACAGAATCCGTGTTCACAATGTTGGGATCTCAACAAGCTTGAACTTCAGGATTCAGAACCACAATTTGCTTTTGGTAGAAACCGAAGGCCACTATACTTCACAGGCGAACTTTactgattttgatgttcatgtAGGACAGTCTTATTCTTTCTTGGTAACCATGGACCAAAACGCCACAAGTGATTACTACATTGTTGCAAGTGCTAGATTTGTGAATGAAACAGTGTGGCAAAGAGTCACTGGTGTTGCCATTCTCCATTATTCTAATTCCCAAGGACCTGTTTCTGGTCCTCTGCCAGTTCCTAAAACAGATGTTTCTAGCCCATGGTCAGCAATGAACCAGCCAAAGGCCATCAG GCAAAACACATCTGCTAGTGGAGCTCGTCCAAATCCGCAGGGGTCATTTCACTATGGTCAAATAAACATCACTAATACATACATTTTGAGAAGTTTGCCTCCAACAACAATCAACGGTGCTCTTCGTGCTACACTTAATGGGATTTCATTTGTGAATCCAAGCACTCCAGTGAGGCTTGCGGATCGCAATCAAGTGAAAGGAGCTTATAAGCTGGACTTCCCTGAAAAACCTTTCAATAGACCTCCTCGTTTGGACAGATCTATGATCAACGCAACATACAAGAGCTTTATACAAGTTGTATTCCAGAACAACGACACCAAGATCCAGAGCTTTCATGTTGATGGCtattcattttttgttgttgg GATGGACTTTGGTATATGGTCAGAAGACAAAAAGGGTTCATATAACAACTGGGATGCCATCTCAAGAAGCACAATCGAG GTATACCCAGGGGGATGGACGGCTGTACTTATTTCCCTTGACAATGTCGGAGTTTGGAACATTCGAGTAGAGAATCTTGACAGATGGTATCTTGGTGAAGAAACTTATATGCGGATCACAAACCCGGAAGAGGATGGAAAGACAGAGATGGATCCCCCTGAAAATGTCCTTTACTGTGGTGCCCTTAAGAACTTACAGAA GGAACAACACCACTCAGCTGCAACATCTATACTAAATGGACACTTGAAGCTAATGTTAATGGTGTTGCTCGCCTCGGTTTTCACATTTTGCTGA
- the LOC104722443 gene encoding 21 kDa protein-like, which translates to MSRFVILSVILIVFIYSSLSFSNTEATPPARYQNHNTFVKTACNSTTYPTKCYNSLSSYSSTIKSDPLKLCTTSLSLNVKSAKNVTSVISNLLLKAKSAKSHEVPILKDSLDEMKDTVDELKQALAEMKYVRGGGKTTEEHLKNVRTWVSSALTDESTCTDGFEEEEVNVEMKKKVKKAVSELSKTTSNTLALLTHYLSY; encoded by the coding sequence ATGTCTCGTTTCGTGATACTCTCTGTGATTCTCATCGTTTTCATCTACTCATCATTAAGCTTTTCGAACACAGAAGCCACTCCTCCAGCTAGATACCAAAACCACAACACGTTCGTGAAAACGGCATGCAACTCGACAACATACCCTACGAAGTGCTACAACTCATTGTCCTCCTACTCCTCCACAATCAAGTCCGACCCTCTCAAACTATGCACAACGTCGCTCAGCCTCAACGTCAAATCCGCCAAAAATGTCACATCAGTCATCTCAAACCTTCTTCTAAAGGCCAAATCAGCCAAAAGCCATGAGGTCCCTATCCTCAAGGACTCCTTGGACGAGATGAAGGACACCGTGGACGAGCTCAAGCAAGCGTTGGCCGAGATGAAGTATGTCAGAGGTGGAGGAAAAACTACGGAGGAGCACTTAAAGAACGTGAGGACGTGGGTGAGCTCGGCGTTGACCGACGAGAGCACGTGTACGGACGGATTCGAGGAAGAGGAAGTAAAtgtagagatgaagaagaaggttaagAAGGCTGTCTCTGAGCTTTCAAAGACTACAAGCAACACCTTAGCCCTTCTTACTCATTATTTAAGTTATTGA